The Branchiostoma lanceolatum isolate klBraLanc5 chromosome 19, klBraLanc5.hap2, whole genome shotgun sequence DNA segment gctgtcaccctgatttcttccccccattgcttggtgatcgttatagctgtgcataaatattttgaatcttctgaaaagccagtgagttgtagtatttttgggtgCAGTGAAGTTGGTTTGCCAtcaaagccttttttgtattagtccgccgCAACGATGTGTTTCTTTAGCGTTTTCACTTTTAAGTCATCATAGATTGTTTAAAAggtatcacatgacttttttatcttttttattttacagAGACAGGAAGTATTACGCTTTTTCAGCATATATGCTgttaccccaggaaaactcgtttttttcaagcagcttgaatcaaaatgattattttcgggtccaaaatttacattttactatggtttctaccaaAATTAAGGAACACCTGACAACATCGTAAAGTACAAACGAACCGCTTTTTGCTGAAATAATCAGATTTTTCGTCCTGCTTTTCTCGGTGGGATAGTAGCCCATCGGCCTAAGGGTGTCAGCCTACATACTAAATCGTAAAAGAAACTCTGGCCCGAGACCTTaagtgaatgtgaacatcattgaattagatcatgctaataaggacatcatttgcataattgattataaatgtTAGCACAAACtcctttgttaagctcatactttggacaacttctgttacttgggtggagaagatgatcaactggtatgatttgtaatcaatgagaaacactcatgatacatgtacatcagtcataaaggttaaaatcatttggcgaaggtatgaggtcgtggaactctagttctcaCACTGTTCTCTATACAGTGTACTGGACTGAACATGATGTGAGTACATGTGAGTTGCTATCATTAGGTCCTTGTATACAATGGATAAACTTATTTACATGATATTTATTATTCTAGGTTTAAAGTCAAGATATAGTGGCAGTGAGTAACATGTTGCTTTTGTGACTTAAAACTTTTGAGTCTCCAACTTAAAGGTTTTGCTGCTCCCAGGTTCCTCTGAAGCTTTGTTAGTCCATGCTGGCAGTCTGTGCCCCACATTAAAGAGGGGATTGACAAAGATGTTTTATCATGTTACTATAGGAGCGCCGTGTGGAGAAGTATCATGTGAAGACAGAGAAAAAATTATCTACATCTGAAGAAAAAggtccagcgcctggtgcgcaGCGGCGCAACTTTCACCCAAACACTCATATGAACTTCTCAGAGGCTACTGCAATGTCCAAGAAAAAGGGCATACCCAAGAAGATAGCTGATAAGAGAAAACAAAGTGATTCTTCTGCAGTGTTTAAGGTAATTTTACAATACTCTTAGACTAGTAGAGagagtactactagtatatggtcAAGTTAAAGGGTACCTCAACTCCAGAAAGCATGATCTGTTTCCTCAGATAGTAACTTTTGGCACCAAAAAATGAATATTGTATTGTTTAATTTGGTAACTTGACATTGACTTTGGACGAGGCAGTAGTTGCATTGTACGAAACAGTTCTGACAACCCACCGCGTACTCTTCAGATTCATGtacctttgccagaaggttGATATATTTTTGGTTCTGTGTGTGGTGGATTGGCTTGTATAGAAACtaggcacaaaaagtttgtaaacttaactttggtcgatcctatctctgttgtttttttatcaatttcaattatttatatatcattgaaaagcttgtctgattttcttttccatgataccaaacttattatggttgtaaattaatggaacaagaaccagacctgcttatgcgagcgagtCACATAAAGAAAAAGGgccccagattaccctactaaagtcaaacgctcaattcagtattttttcttctgctggtagcaggTGGCTTATGTACGaccgagggtaatatgaaacttgaatcaaaacccattaatatgaaagccaaggttagtcttcatccaaacaaaaaaattgcataAAGGAGCCttagttatgatgaaggtggcttaatactgagtacacaagccatgcactgtcaTCACAGCCCGACACATCCTCCTCgtaattgtcaccagttttgctATGCGGTCCCTGgccaaggagtcgtcgcaggtcgtatTGTTCTGTAACAGTTGATCATTTTTGCATGCACAGTTCGCCCAAGCTCAAAGCCTGAGAGGTTATCTGGGCTGCTGGAAGGCCACTCTATCCTcagtattcctgcatcctggaggtggtctgaaatgactctcattctgtatggacgtgcactatcatcttgaaGAACGGCactcagtctcatattgcagaggtaacgATCTAGGAAATGtcactggatggagaaaggtgtctctatatcttgacacatccaggttgcttaggatgatttaGCCTGGTTTTAACTCTGGCAGTTGTACTGCCCAacaccatgacactgactccaacaaacactgtcagtctatctgtgcaacagtcagcatagggttctcctcgccgccctaacattcctccacacaccgttccattcacgatgcggatgacaccaccacaaatggatCTGGCGCTGATGAGCTGAGTGTTTGGCACTggcagggaaatttgggcactttttaactacaacccactcgcgtaagcaggcctgatgcttgctccatgagattgcaattgtaatgagttgggtatcataggaaaggaaattacacattCAGGCTTttcaacaacatacatgtataatgtattagaatggatcaagaaacaacggaaatatgatcaaccaaagtaaagtttccaaactttttgtgccgagtTTAttatgtgtgtttgcttgtaaCCAGCATACTGGTAACTCTGTGGATGGATATTCTTGATGTTTAGTAGCTGCGATGTACGTAGGTGTCAGGAAGATGAATGTCGAGTGTGATAATGTTGTGACAGCAAATTTAAGCAGATTGGTGAAATAATCTTCCTTCAGTAAAGGATAaaactagcctggataccagaccttgaaatatctactagtacaccacacgatagatattttagagtttgggggtctggcatcctgGGTAGGATAAAACATGCATTGAAGGCTTCATCCTCCATCCCCTGAGTTGTATGCGATTGCCAGGATGATTTCCTCTGTTGCCATTTCACAAGCTAACCACTAACATCTTATTGACTCTTTCTTGTTGTTCTCAATGTCCATGGATGCGGTAAGCAAAACTGACTCACTGAATTTTCGACCAAGTCCTCTGGTTTTCTTCATGTGTCGACCATGTCCTTGATCAGTTATACTGAAGATGATTAGAGGACTGCTAAAAATTTGTTATGTCTAACACTAAGTTGTTTACAATTTCAAGTTACACATCAAGAAACATAACGGACGGTGCTGTAACTTTGGGCGTAAATTCATTAGTTCAACATCACATTGCACTAGggtcggttgtctgaaaagtgtcgCGTTTTGATAAGTGACAAATGAGAGTGGTGGTATTTGAGGATTTACCGTTGTGGAGTCGATTTTGAATCGTCTGTGAACGATTTGCGCCATTGATCTCAGTCTGTAAAACGGGAAAAATAGCGTTTcatattgttccattctgaTTAGCGTACCGTAACTTCGACatacaaatatttttgtttctCTTTGATTTGTCAGTATGATTTTAAGTAAACAGAAGGAAGAATTTTGTGTCAACTAACTTCAACCTCCCTCTGGTAgataatttttgactgtgcgTAAGTCTCCATTGCTGCAGGGCGCGCTGTGACTTAGCGACTGTTGCATTCCAAGCCATGTCAATGGTCCATTGCTTTGTATGGCAATGAATGTAGATTCATACAAATGGCTGGCCCAAAATGCCACAAATTTGACACAAGTACTGGGGGTACGTCCAAAAGTCCTAGGAAGCATGGCAAGCTCTGCACTCGGCACAAACTCTGCATGGCACCGCATGTGATGTCAAAGTACGCGGCAAATCTTCCTTTTTATTCCAGTAATTTGGTGCAAAGTACATGACATATTTTGAacaacatcaatttttttttagatttcactaTTTAAGTTTTTAGGGATTTCTATTTGAGCAAGCAATGAGAAATTGCCATTTACATTCAATGAGGTTCGTGTATTCAGTGATTTCCATCCCATGCCACCCACATCGAAGCAAAGCGGCTTGTCTGATATTAATCAGCATGCGGAGTTAGGCTACATGTTTCAGACTACAGCTCTATGCATGAAGTTGGGTTCTTaatgattttattcagcacCGTTGATGAACTCAAAGATGGCTCACTTCTGCATTACGAGACAATTAAAAATCCATCCAGAGTTACAGGTATGCCAAAATTACAGCACTCTCCGTTAAAGTACTACTAGCACTACTACATATAGTACATGTTTACTTATATCAAAACTGGGTTCTTTCAGGTTAGCAGCATCGAGGATGGCAAGCGCAGCATCCGTTCTCTGTCTGGAACCATGTTGCAGGACCAAAATGTCCTCCTGGGAAACCCTGTCTCTGCCAAAACTCAAAGGTCTTCAGATCTTGACTTGTCagatgaagaagatgaggaCTCTGTCTCTCGTGCTGTTAGTGAACCAAACTTCAACTTCAGGTGTTGatctttttattatcttcatgaaaaaagacgtttttcatggggatattgttttgagtgtgttcgcgtgtgtgtttgggtgtttgtatttttgtgtcaccggatgcttaaagtcagcataactgtagaacgtgtggatggattgtaatgatatttggtatgtgggtaggtgttgggaggagaaaggtcaaggtcgattttgggctccctggtatgtgtcactggaactgcaatggcgtatttgtaaaaatcttctaaggtgaataactgaagaaaggaacaacagattttcatgttatttggtacgcaggtaggttggacagagatgtgcacactgaagtgcaaattatgcaaattcagtttgtttttgtgtgtgtgtatgtttgtgtcaccagatgcgtaaagtcagcatacatgtaattgtagaacgtgtagatggattgtaatgctatttggtatgtgtgtaggtgttgggaggagaaaggtcaaggtcgaaagCGAAATTCCCCACACAGAAGTGCAAAGTCTGCTCTGTAAATACTCTAAATGTCTTGTCTATCATTGATACTGTTGCCAGGGATGGCAGTGACACCCAGAGCACTATCCTGGACAGACCTGGTTTTGGCAACATTGTGTTTCGCCAAAACTACCCAACGGCAGCCATGTTTTCCCTGCCAGCTGGACTGCAGAACGGAGGAAAGGACACTGATCAGGTGACCTCCAGCTACCATCTCTACAACTCCTTGTTCTTTGCTGTTACCAATGATATCGCTCTGAACGTACAAATGTAATTCCAGATTATAATTTTTGTCCCTTCTTTTTGAATCATGAGAACTCAAGAAATTGCAACTTCAGCTGACAACCTTGATTTCTTACTTAGTTATCCATGGTAGTAATGCTATTTGAAAAACCTCTAAAACATTGCATATTATCTTCTGCCCATGGGGAAGCTGATTCCTTTGGAATGCCATGTtgcatcacatacatgtatgccaatgTATGCATTTAGCAGCGCAGAGAGTGAAGAGGCTATGCGTACTGAATGTGCTACATTAGGCTCGCCAGTCTATACAAGTCGTAGCTGTACAGCATTTAAAATGATTGTGTTGTCAATGTTATAAGTATCATGGCGCGAGTTTTTTGGAATGGTAATAGCCCAGGACTGATGTTCTGTTGGGGCAAAGAGGTCTGTACATCGGCACTACAGTTTGTGTATCATGGCATCAATGTAAACAATTATTCATTGTGCTTTTTTCTTGGACTGACTTAAGCCACTTATTTTCTACTCGACTagttgatttcaagatggccaatttagaaatgaaaataagcatgTGTGTatgaattgtttgtttgtttgaatgaaatgaatgtgaatgaaatgaatgtgGCTTATAGCGACAGGCATTTTGATATATGTACAGTTTCAGTTGTCTACGATAGTTGTAAGTGCATCTGGGAAATTTTGAATTGGACCACTGTTGTACTGCTCATCGCTTCTGACAGAATTCTAAGGTCATCTTGAAAACAACTCAGTCACTCATTGAAATCTGAACAagaaattgagatatttcagtctaaAGGTAAACTTTGTGCCTGattataaaatgaaaaaaatgaacctgctatgatacaaCTTGCATTGACTTTTTGACTCGACCTTTTACCTGTGATGCTGCATGATGACTAGTCTCTGCCTGCAATCTAGAGCTGCGTCTATTAGTGTCTCTTATGATTCAATGGAATTTTTAAATGCTATAATGTATCATACTGTTATCTTTGAAAGAGTCTGTTGcgaatttgttttttgttcttttctctATCAGGTGGATAGGTTAGACTCCATTACCACCATCCTGGCAGCACAGGAAGCTTACGACCAGGACCAGAACAACAGTATGGCAAACAGCGGCATTGGACTGTCCGCAGACCGACCTTGGGAGGACGACGGTCTGGATGACCTTGATTTGGAGGATGAGTTGAATGGCAATGCCTCATCTCCACTTCAGTTGTTCCTAAGCATCCACAACCTGGCAGAATACCTGCCCATATTCAACAGGGAACAGATCGACCTGGATGCCCTCATGCTGTGCACTGATGAAGACCTGAAGAGTGTCAACCTTCCCCTTGGCCCACGCAAGAAGCTGATGGATGCTGTGAGCAGGCGTAAGGCCATATTACATGAGCCAGGGTCACTTGAGGACACTGCATTGTGAAGCAACTAGAGACTAACTCAGAGATTACCCCTAggctttattatctccatgaaaaatggagatattgttttgggtgtgtctgtctctctgtctatGTTTCCAGATTGTTGTAGTCAGAACCTCTttatggattacgatgatatatGGTATGTGAGTACGTGTTGGAAAGGTGAAGGTTAaggtaaattttggcccccctggtatgtgaccttggtactgcagcagaacttacttttgacctggacatggtATGGTCTTCAGGTCTTTTTGTGgcaggtctccaaactcttgttgaTTTGGTGACGGGTGGGAGTCAGGACAGTGGGAAGAGATGTGATCTCAGGCAGGAGGTATAGTCTCTTAGTTATATTCACATGATTAGCAATCATTGGAAAAGTAAGGACATGCCAATTATATTAGTTGGTTCTAGCATTCATTTAGAAAAGAAAGGAAGCATAAGGGAAAAAAGAGGCATTCTAATGTAGACAACAAATCTCATTCTGGTACTACCATTGTACTGTATATAGCAGCTGCACTGGTTTACTGAAAACTATTAAAAGTTCAGTCTTTTATACATGTGTGTAACGTAATATGTTTACCGGAGTTTCATCCATGGAGAAAAAAACCctcttgttttgaaatgttgtagATAATACTGTATGTTTTATAAATACTCGTAGAGAATGGCAAGTTTCATAGTTAAAAACtcactcaaaatggaccatctctGGCATACTGCAACTccaacaaatgaacagaaatttgGTTGCCTCTAATATGTattattatccatatcttaaccaGAAAAATTATGTAAAGTTTTGCTTGAAATGTTTTGGAGATGAggtgcaacaaacgtttaaagatgacctacttttgttgACTAAAAGCCATTTTTTGACGTTGTTAGCAAGCAATATCTTCATAAAGGGCTCTTGATTTTTGGCACAGCTCTAATTCAGATCTTTATAGATATTCTATTAAAAAACAagtttgggttctcaatggggccgGCCACAGTGACCCAAAGACTAAGCCATTGTTTCCATTGTGGCAAAAttgcaactacagaattgtaggtgaaatatacatgtgcaacttggtgattgagattaaACGGACTTTTCTTCaacttttttatgctgcaaaAAACAGCCTGGCACTTACAAAAGTAATCACGTCCTATTAGtactggaatgttccagtgtTAACGTTCGTAATACATGATCTTTTGAGTCGATAGCGTACTACAATAAGACGGCACGGAGGGTAGATTTTCATGTAACAACCTAGTCAACGGGACACTACTCTAATAAACAACCCACTGAATGTATTGCCAGGGAATTTATCGGGTAAAACACTCATTATTTCAAATTCGGTTGGTAAAAAGTAATTCTTATCTACAAAAACTGTAAATCATCAAATATTTCCGGACGGGCCACGGAAAAAGCGGCGGCGCTAAGACACCAACATTCGATGGGTCACACTCTAGAACCAAGCTAGAGCAAGCTGACTGTCCCCcaacaatacatttttgtacattcaatTGGTTATTTCTATTCGTTCCAAGTAGTGTTTCATTGTGATATTAACGTTAGACCAGATACGATGTTACAATTCCAAAATGAATTTTTGGTGTTCGTCCTCCCCGCAAAAAAGAACATGCCAAAGAACTTTTGATATTCCAAATATACAACATTCTGTTTGTGGCAAGAACTCACGTGAGAGTGACAGAGTCCCTACTTGCAGAGTCATAATAATGTAATAGGTCCATTGTGATTTCATACTCCGCAGGTATTCTCATCTCTCGGCTTCCAGTGATGATTCAGAGATTTCCAGTAAAgaagtcgcctcattgctggaCGACCAGATATGACAAGACTTCATCACGggaagtctagcgatgaaggcaccttcggtgctggacaccgagtACTAGTGATCACAAAGTGacatatgtaaagaaaatgaaacctgAAGTTTTTccatgtaacaaagaaacctgCCTATCACTTAGGAGAGTAGACAGCTAACAAAGGATTGGCAAGTTGGTTCTTCAGTATTGACAAGTTGAAAATTGAGGTAAAAAGGTTTTTTCTTTAATCtttttatgctgcaaggaaTCTACCTGGCACTTCCAAAATTGTTTAAGAGTTGATGGCTGGTAGCCATGGCAGCGGCCTTTTTAATGACGGATTTCCACATGGTGAATGTCATAGTTATATGCACAGTAAACTATTTTATGCTGCAAGGAATCTACCTGGCACTTCTAAAATTGTTTAAGAGTTGAtggctggttgccatggcagcggCCTTTTTAATGACGGATTTCCACATGGTGAATGTCATAGTTATATGCACTGTAAACTATTTGACCTTCTGCAACTCCCACTGACAAAAAAAGGGGAGTATTAGGACGCTATTCATCTAATATGATTACATCCAGATGCAGAGACAATTGCTCTTaagattgtttatacaatttTAAAATTATAATGGGTTGACGATCATAAAATTGACGACCATATGTAAGTTTTAGCCCATAGAACTTTCACTCAGACCAGTCAGGATTGCCTCAGTAAACAAGTTAATGAACTGAGCTTTAGAAAGGCCTTGTATTTGTGTCATGGACTATaccttaaggtattgttgaagggtggctgaggaattttgggatgtttttgaaaaaaccctttcttaagctttataaaccttcctcaaccttaatttttttcaggtagtaccttatagcaaggtgataatttatgcaaattagtatgatgtcatggttacgtcatcaagatttataaggccacgccccttttttagaaaaaacgctctccttggcttgtgcttcgatgttcatcaatgtaactttgcaggaatgtacatgataataATACTTATAGAATGATGCGTGTCAActcgaatattttgaaatatcgatttttggcgaattttttgttgtttgataaccaaaaaaaattcgccaaaaatcgatatttcaagaTATTCGAGTTGACACGCGTCATTCTTTGAGTATTACTAttatgtacattcctgcaaagttacattgatgaacatcgaagcacaagccaaggagagcgttttttctataaaaaaggggcgtggccttataaatcttgatgacgtaatcatgacatcatactaatttgcataaattatcaccttgctataaggtactacctgaaaaaaaattaaggttgaggaaggtttataaagcttaagaaagggttttttcaaaaacatcccaaaattcgtcagccacccttcaacaataccttaatttGGCTATTTATTGctaataaagttaagatttcttttCATTGAATTATTCCTATATTACTGCATATTATTTATATTCATTCTATAACAATGAAGCTGTCCCGTAATCGAGGGACTTGCGAAACAAAAATTGGATATCCGAGTACCTGAGGGGTGAGTGTCTTCAGAATTTCTTACGTatatcatatcaacaatataGAAACTAAAGGCAtctgatttaagaaaagcctaAAATTCTTGCACGTATTGCAGCTACAGATTGAGCAGCAGTAAAAATCTGCAGGTAAAattagtacagatacagaaagtatttCCTTTTTCACCTACGGAGAAGTCACAAAACTTCCCAAAGATTAAACCTCAGTCCATATCCATGTGTGCGCACATCATTCCCCAGTGGATGTACGTAGGAGGTCAATCTTAACGTAATGTAAATTGCCCCTTAAAGCTTTGTTCGGCATCAATCAGTctctaaaggccccctctcattgggctccggcactgcggcggcactgccacggcagatttctacggcaccgtcgcgtttcgttcaccaattttcatttgcaagtactctcactgacgtgcggcgcatttgcgtttgaagcccagatgagcaagttattgaatgaactttattgttcgacaatcgtaaatggtacaatgtatggcactgaatcaacaatactgcaaggctaacctatcctacaattataagtacaaaacattatcgataacagtgtatgaattacaataaagccatgtatggattatttttccctcgcttttaggatgaagtataatgaaattgacctatgtaggtggtataagcgttggacatgacaacaatacatcgttctgtgtaccagatagggtgaagttagtcttagtagtaatactttgcagcACATCTCTCTccttgccataagtgggaccggacatggccatcacaaattgcaatttatcttcaatattttcgttacatgtgggacacaatctgtgggtgcctggtgtgttgtggtgtcgatccttttcaacttctagataaCGTGCGCTGATGTAGTTACTTCttacaaacggtttattatgaattgatgtgataaagtcttccctgccaaagtgatttttgatttttaagtggttccctccagccagggagaaacgtgagtttaacactttctttaaatgtatatccaaaacggttggtattgacagtcattttcttccccgaatgatgaagtgtcgtatgttttttaaataaacctgttagtaggtaaattatttaatcttggcgagagtatctaataaactgtgtttgactatcaacgatcaataggtaTTCcgccaattcaccccttacggcgaaacttTGAGtagaatttgcgatacagtgtctgactggtatatcaagttcagtttatcactgtactgtatttcttcaatggcacaagagcggggcgagtgcatgtagacgagtggtctgattcatttcctgagcgactagtctaccaacttccgtactggaataaatgtacaatgatctaaTTTTAAGTGTGATAaaacaatatcccaatgaaaatatcagaagttctacagctacaatcatcaacctcactacaatgcagtaaaataggtttaaccaaactcttaaacagatcaatggCTAGGGAAATGAaccgattgtattttgatggtagtgatgtcaattaatcagaaatcgcagtgctagctgttaatggatcaaattacaatgcaaaatcaataaaaaatgcatcaaaaactgatttcaaatgataaaaagattttcacttatgacacttggtacaacaaaggtaacatgttatagaatatacgtataaccttgaaactgacatatcgttgggtaacataaattcgggatttttccgataatggttgactgaaatcaatctagcagaacaataaaccatcatttttttctattattctgtcagaatcatgtactatctttgcactaatcatatgtaTGGTAgatttctctctagtcgtgctgacaccataatatttcaacttgaaactaccgtccgccgcacgcacaatgacggtgctgtcggacaggggggcacattaattcgggagagaagattcgtcttgaatatcttaccgctaatcacattttatacagcagctattcgttccatccttggcttgaggagagtgctatggatatagacgtgtccactAAAagaatacacgaaaaaacggccgtaccgcacacatcaggcctacgggaacaacccgagtgttgagtcggtagctatagaacgtcaaagtcgacatccaccgtcatggcaacgtgtacattattcataggaagttagccggatgccgtagcattgataatactactatgtcaatgtattccttgttgtgttaggagcaaactttgaggaaaatatcgtcctcagtccacaatcacacgcaacatttagacaaaaaagtgttcctcacaaacctttgtcgtctgcttgacaacaggattctgggtaatgatatggcggcgggaaaatacacgtgccgtagcttgtagcaacaaagaggggttttgatgattgatcacacttagagtccaattgcaggtcagcaattttaagaaaataagttgtcttgtaaatgattgtgtttagcaggaagcggatgtgacatttgtcttataaaccagccgacaatgatgtagtgtgattctcccacgaagccctcagactgttccaataataataataataataatactatcaggtgtatttgcagccagtgccacaggcaggtacccaatgtgtagggtaatgaggctgtttaacgtgttcgaggcacctcctcgagcacgggacccccgttttacgtccctcccggaagacgatttcgtggaaagcttcgtgaggctacagcaatccggacgtccttggttggtctcccatccaagcactgtccggaccgcgcgttgctttacttccgagatcgagggatctgggatcgggtgtatccaacgcgccacgcggccgtagtataagagggcctgcatgccccttttacgtagagcgtaatcggccgttttaattttacgtagagcgttgccgaccactccataatttagcgtagagcgtagggaggcttttctgaatttagcgtagagcgtagggaggctctctgaatttagcgtattacgtagccggccctccgaatttagcgtagagcgttgtcgggaccccccccatgcaggccctcgtataagggacggagagtttttgtcctcgtcgccttctaatgcatgcttatcgaagcttttcagacagtgttctgaatacgttagtctgtcaagtttgcatttctagcggtattactgatgttgcatctagcacatatccctaaataccccgttttcgaaaaatc contains these protein-coding regions:
- the LOC136425403 gene encoding pre-mRNA splicing regulator USH1G-like produces the protein MSNSGRFHRAARDGYLDLLKEATRKDCNERDELGMTPTLWAAYHGNLDALRLLVSRGGDPDKTDYQGSTALHHAAANGHISCLTFLVQFGCNIWGLDNDYHTPLDVAAMNERMDCVRYLDSVVAQQSKMNAKVVKKLKDKQFKEAEKRIKKFSKMQKEQERRVEKYHVKTEKKLSTSEEKGPAPGAQRRNFHPNTHMNFSEATAMSKKKGIPKKIADKRKQSDSSAVFKVSSIEDGKRSIRSLSGTMLQDQNVLLGNPVSAKTQRSSDLDLSDEEDEDSVSRAVSEPNFNFRDGSDTQSTILDRPGFGNIVFRQNYPTAAMFSLPAGLQNGGKDTDQVDRLDSITTILAAQEAYDQDQNNSMANSGIGLSADRPWEDDGLDDLDLEDELNGNASSPLQLFLSIHNLAEYLPIFNREQIDLDALMLCTDEDLKSVNLPLGPRKKLMDAVSRRKAILHEPGSLEDTAL